A section of the Malus sylvestris chromosome 17, drMalSylv7.2, whole genome shotgun sequence genome encodes:
- the LOC126610365 gene encoding universal stress protein PHOS32-like — protein MNPPPPVHIQLSSPGFPPATTITPTPDGTHRKVAIAVDLSEESAFAVRWAVQNYLRPGDTVILLHVRPTSVLYGADWGSVDPNDAVSSFSESQQKLEDDFDAFTTTKAADLAQPLVEAQFPFKIHIVKDHDMKERLCLEVERLRLSVVIMGSRGFGAAKRAPKVGRLGSVTDYCVHHCVCPVVVVRYPDDSDGLGPGGEPDTPVDLHPVPEEDPEDFNEGSSSDNDDAHEIE, from the exons ATGAACCCGCCACCGCCCGTACACATCCAACTCTCCTCCCCGGGCTTTCCGCCAGCCACCACGATCACCCCAACACCTGATGGGACCCACCGGAAGGTCGCGATCGCCGTTGATTTAAGTGAGGAGAGCGCCTTCGCCGTCCGATGGGCCGTCCAGAACTACCTCCGACCCGGGGACACCGTCATCCTCCTCCACGTTCGACCCACCAGCGTCCTCTACGGCGCCGACTGGGGATCCGTTGACCCCAACGACGCCGTCTCCTCCTTCTCTGAGTCGCAGCAGAAATTGGAGGACGACTTCGACGCCTTCACCACTACCAAGGCGGCCGACCTGGCGCAGCCGTTAGTGGAGGCGCAATTTCCGTTCAAAATCCACATAGTGAAGGACCACGACATGAAGGAGCGGCTCTGCTTGGAAGTCGAGAGGCTCCGGCTCAGCGTCGTCATCATGGGCAGCCGCGGCTTCGGCGCCGCCAAGCGAGCCCCCAAGGTCGGCAGGCTCGGCAGCGTCACTGACTACTGTGTTCACCACTGTGTTTGTCCAGTTGTGGTCGTGAGGTATCCTGATGACTCGGACGGGTTGGGCCCTGGCGGCGAACCCGATACCCCGGTGGATCTCCACCCGGTGCCGGAGGAGGATCCGGAGGACTTCAATGAAGGCTCCTCCTCCGACAACGATGATGCGCATG AAATCGAATAA
- the LOC126610364 gene encoding uncharacterized protein LOC126610364 produces MGRFSCFQANVHRPKPKKSFQPSVEIMHKTLQASSPNQALKDSPGKSSVNASQTEGVSQINSSLKHVSSLEADWKAGDMESSFIKENDKKVTQAGRLIKSRSLGSELYLDGRASADNDAGDETDQGVSSDGSLDRNGSAVPEGSRDRGESPPQPSQTTPASDLGQVSSEIVNNESIFSIGEPLQSEKDGHENCDTPTSGEFADDSADFTPCTAKGLVKSCSSANISASVPAIEDGSPVNRLAVHSRSSEDLHVLGMRWKGNSVHETEMQVKQEQERDDVVSKAENDNIENSIDDGYDSCNYSSFAKDWIMPAADEVITEKNLQGESSVLSWDELPNKDFKYKRIEEWVNNLQHSSSPVEETDELSQSNDQVKRESNDSNGLTTAKADGKVTPGMEVAKRYISSLSAAATTAQLANHGLVVIPFLSAFVNLRVLNLSGNSIVRITAGALPRGLHMLNLSKNSISTIEGLRELTRLRVLDLSYNRILRIGHGLASCSSLKELYLSGNKISEVEGLHRLLKLTVLDLRFNKISTAKCLGQLAANYNSLQAISLEGNPAQKNVGDDQLKKYLQGLLPHMAYYNRQQIKSSSLKDSADRSVRLGISNHQFDRTLRPDHKAPRKASHGVSSKKPSTSSTHAHASASVATLKKSRGRHSHLPPSGTKATAHSRQHYLDLGSRIMNLKQDLSMRRSRSEGTMAAM; encoded by the exons ATGGGTAGGTTTTCATGTTTCCAAGCTAACGTCCATCGCCCCAAACCTAAG AAAAGTTTTCAACCTTCTGTCGAAATAATGCATAAAACATTGCAAGCTTCTTCTCCAAATCAAGCTTTGAAGGATTCGCCTGGAAAATCAAGCGTAAACGCATCACAGACAGAAGGAGTTTCTCAAATTAACAGCAGTTTGAAGCATGTATCTTCTCTTGAGGCTGATTGGAAAGCAGGTGATATGGAAAGcagcttcatcaaagaaaatGACAAGAAGGTTACTCAGGCAGGACGGCTTATAAAAAGTAGGTCTCTGGGAAGTGAATTATACCTTGATGGGAGGGCTTCTGCTGACAATGACGCTGGGGACGAGACTGATCAAGGAGTTTCTTCTGATGGTTCTCTTGATCGGAATGGATCGGCGGTACCAGAGGGAAGTAGGGACCGAGGAGAAAGCCCACCTCAACCATCTCAGACAACTCCTGCTTCCGACCTCGGTCAAGTAAGTTCTGAAATTGTCAATAATGAATCAATTTTCTCAATTGGAGAACCATTACAATCAGAAAAAGACGGCCATGAAAACTGTGATACTCCAACATCTGGAGAGTTTGCTGATGACTCTGCTGACTTCACACCTTGTACTGCAAAAGGGCTTGTTAAATCTTGTTCTtctgcaaacattagtgcttctGTTCCAGCTATTGAAGATGGTTCTCCTGTTAATCGTTTAGCAGTGCATTCAAGATCTTCCGAGGACCTGCATGTCTTAGGCATGAGGTGGAAAGGGAATTCAGTACATGAGACTGAAATGCAGGTAAAGCAAGAACAGGAAAGAGATGATGTTGTAAGTAAAGCTGAGAACGATAATATTGAAAACTCCATCGATGATGGCTATGATTCCTGTAACTACTCTAGTTTTGCAAAGGACTGGATAATGCCAGCTGCAGATGAGGTAATCACAGAGAAAAACCTCCAAGGAGAATCCTCAGTTCTAAGTTGGGATGAATTGCCAAACAAGGATTTTAAATATAAGCGTATCGAGGAGTGGGTTAATAATCTTCAGCATAGCAGCAGTCCGGTGGAAGAAACGGATGAATTGTCCCAATCTAATGATCAGGTGAAGAGAGAGTCCAATGACTCAAACGGTTTGACTACTGCTAAGGCAGATGGTAAGGTCACTCCTGGCATGGAAGTTGCTAAGCGATATATATCTTCTTTGAGTGCAGCTGCCACCACAGCTCAGCTTGCAAATCATGGATTGGTAGTGATCCCGTTCCTTAGTGCTTTTGTAAATCTCAGGGTGCTCAATTTATCAGGAAATTCCATAG TAAGGATAACTGCTGGTGCTCTTCCTCGAGGACTCCATATGCTGAATCTTTCAAAAAACAGTATTTCTACTATTGAAGGTTTGCGTGAACTCACAAGACTACGTGTACTGGACCTGAGCTACAACAGGATTTTGAGGATCGGACATG GCCTAGCTTCTTGTTCATCTCTTAAGGAATTGTACCTGTCTGGAAACAAGATCAGTGAGGTGGAGGGTCTTCATCGCCTCCTAAAACTGACTGTTCTGGATCTGCGCTTCAACAAAATCTCAACGGCAAAATGTCTTGGTCAACTTGCGGCGAACTACAACTCCTTGCAAGCCATCAGTCTGGAAGGAAACCCAGCTCAGAAGAATGTCGGCGATGACCAATTGAAGAAATACCTGCAAGGACTTCTTCCCCACATGGCTTACTACAACCGGCAGCAAATCAAGTCCAGCTCTCTGAAGGATTCTGCAGATCGGTCAGTTCGCTTAGGTATTAGTAACCACCAGTTTGATCGAACCCTTAGACCCGATCACAAGGCTCCGAGGAAGGCTAGTCATGGTGTATCTTCCAAAAAGCCATCGACTTCATCAACTCACGCTCATGCAAGTGCATCTGTAGCAACATTGAAAAAGTCTCGGGGTAGACACAGCCACCTCCCTCCGAGCGGAACAAAAGCAACAGCGCATAGTCGGCAGCACTACCTTGATTTGGGAAGCAGAATTATGAACCTCAAGCAGGATCTCTCGATGCGCAGGAGTCGGAGTGAGGGAACAATGGCAGCTATGTGA
- the LOC126612485 gene encoding frataxin, mitochondrial-like translates to MASKLLPLRRLSKRLLKPPSSPSSSSSTASRACLHILEASKSPHLSQNSHDGPRHWIASRSFCSSPLNLDDDTQIPAAIDYHSVLLEDEFHRLADSTIQDLQEKFEEYGDSVQVDDFDIDYGNEVLTLKLGDHGTYVLNKQTPNRQIWLSSPVSGPQRFDWDRSSQAWVYRRTKAHLLKILESELEELCGEPISLS, encoded by the exons ATGGCTTCAAAGCTGCTTCCGCTGCGACGCCTCTCGAAGAGGCTTCTCAAACCTccatcttctccttcttcttcttcttccaccgcCTCCAGGGCGTGCTTGCATATTCTAGAAGCTTCGAAATCTCCACATCTCTCCCAGAACAGCCACGACGGACCTCGTCATTGGATAGCTTCCAGAAGCTTCTGTTCTAGCCCTTTGAATCTCGACGACGATACTCAAATCCCCGCCGCCATCGATTACCA TTCTGTATTGCTGGAGGATGAATTTCACCGGCTAGCAGATTCTACAATACAAGACCTTCAGGAGAAATTTGAG GAATATGGAGATTCTGTTCAAGttgatgactttgacatagacTATGGG AATGAGGTGCTGACCTTAAAACTCGGGGATCATGGCACCTATGTTTTGAATAAACAAACACCAAACAGACAAATTTGGTTGTCTTCCCCAGTGAG TGGTCCTCAGAGATTTGACTGGGATCGGAGTTCTCAAGCGTGGGTTTATAGGAGGACCAAAGCTCATTTATTGAAAATTCTAGAGAGTGAGTTGGAGGAACTGTGTGGTGAACCCATCAGCCTCTCGTAA